The following are encoded together in the Lathyrus oleraceus cultivar Zhongwan6 chromosome 3, CAAS_Psat_ZW6_1.0, whole genome shotgun sequence genome:
- the LOC127128263 gene encoding uncharacterized protein LOC127128263 gives MKSLSSVGLGLSIVFGCLLLALVAEVYYLLWWKKKIIHREIENDYGNGNPLKELFYMFCWKRPSSSSSMRHTGFTPPELCSSMRTNDNFVHDPQVQTSKEFLFKPYGEDSVEAEYMMQHHLHDDGVLGHPRILFTIVEESKEDLESEDSKSRCENKSGKDSRSLGDLLDVETPYLTPISSPHFFTPTFTPNVNVSPYNQHGFNPLFESTTDAEFNRLKSSPPPKFKFLQEAEEKLRRKMQDNNNNNNNKGFNGNEVDDSLITIVVDKSYEREVNHNHQSHLQQYHSSTSQVLPLAS, from the coding sequence ATGAAATCTTTGAGTAGTGTAGGACTTGGTCTTAGTATTGTTTTTGGTTGTCTTTTATTGGCTTTAGTAGCTGAAGTTTACTACTTGTTATGGTGGAAGAAAAAGATAATCCATAGAGAGATTGAAAATGATTATGGAAATGGAAACCCTTTGAAAGAGCTTTTCTATATGTTTTGTTGGAAAAGGCCATCATCATCAAGTTCTATGAGACACACAGGTTTTACTCCACCGGAGCTTTGTTCTTCAATGAGAACGAATGACAATTTTGTCCATGACCCTCAAGTACAAACTAGCAAAGAGTTTCTATTCAAGCCCTACGGCGAAGATTCCGTCGAAGCTGAATACATGATGCAACATCATCTTCACGACGACGGCGTTTTAGGTCATCCGAGAATTTTATTCACAATAGTCGAAGAATCAAAAGAAGATTTGGAATCAGAAGATAGTAAATCTAGATGTGAAAACAAAAGTGGAAAGGATTCAAGAAGCTTAGGCGATTTGTTAGATGTTGAAACACCATATTTGACTCCTATTTCATCTCCACATTTTTTCACTCCTACTTTCACTCCTAACGTCAATGTTAGTCCCTATAATCAACACGGATTCAACCCTCTTTTCGAATCAACAACCGATGCAGAGTTCAATAGATTAAAGTCGTCACCTCCTCCGAAATTCAAGTTCTTACAAGAAGCCGAAGAGAAGCTTCGAAGAAAAATGCAAgataacaacaacaacaacaacaacaaggGTTTTAACGGAAACGAAGTTGATGATTCTCTCATTACAATCGTTGTTGACAAGAGTTACGAAAGAGAGGTTAATCATAATCATCAATCTCATCTACAACAGTACCATTCAAGCACATCACAGGTACTTCCCCTAGCCTCTTGA